From Aquabacter sp. L1I39, the proteins below share one genomic window:
- a CDS encoding SDR family oxidoreductase produces the protein MDETAILITGASKGIGLATAQRLAGEGRIVVGLARGVEDVAFPGTLIACDLSDVVATTAALEEVASHFTVSGIVNNVGAVMPQPFGAVDLATFQAVIDLNLRSAVQVTQFFVEGLKARRHGRIVNVVSRAMHGSIDRTAYSAAKAALMGCTGTWALELAPFGITCNAVAPGPIGTELFRSARPPGSESEARALRAVPMGRVGEPAEVAAAIAFLLSEDASFITGQVIGVDGGASLPGR, from the coding sequence ATGGACGAGACCGCCATTCTCATCACCGGCGCTTCCAAGGGCATCGGCCTTGCCACCGCCCAGCGTCTGGCTGGCGAGGGGCGGATCGTGGTCGGTCTAGCCCGGGGCGTCGAGGATGTGGCCTTTCCCGGCACACTCATCGCCTGCGACCTCTCCGACGTCGTCGCCACCACCGCCGCACTGGAGGAGGTGGCGAGCCATTTCACTGTGTCGGGCATCGTCAACAATGTGGGCGCCGTCATGCCCCAGCCTTTCGGCGCGGTGGATCTTGCCACCTTCCAGGCTGTGATCGACCTGAACCTGCGCTCGGCGGTGCAGGTCACGCAGTTCTTTGTCGAGGGCCTTAAAGCGCGCCGCCATGGCCGCATCGTCAATGTGGTAAGCCGGGCCATGCATGGCAGCATCGACCGCACCGCCTATTCCGCCGCCAAGGCGGCGCTCATGGGGTGCACCGGCACCTGGGCGCTGGAACTGGCGCCCTTCGGCATCACCTGCAACGCGGTGGCCCCTGGCCCCATCGGAACGGAATTGTTTCGCAGCGCCCGCCCGCCGGGCAGCGAATCGGAAGCGCGGGCGCTGCGGGCCGTGCCCATGGGGCGCGTGGGCGAGCCGGCAGAAGTGGCCGCCGCCATCGCCTTCCTGCTCTCGGAGGATGCGAGCTTCATCACCGGGCAGGTGATCGGAGTCGATGGCGGCGCCAGCCTGCCGGGGCGGTGA
- a CDS encoding FG-GAP repeat domain-containing protein: MSRAAFALAFLLLAARPPAQAGEASAPLPGSVVAEGTGRIAQAWLTDPTGRYDHFVLGADFEAARLVVRTREGHVVSLVLPENEVFEDRVPRLADLDGDGQDEIVLVRSHRRTGTDLVVIALVGETLQIVAHGPSTGAPHRWLNPVPIADYDGDGRLDVAYVQQPHVVGLLRVFTLDQGKLKEIASFPGVSNHVAGLNAQGLSAAADFDGDGITDLAVPSLDRRRLLFISFRGTPHLIGQAPLPRPAASNFALTRADGRPVVDVGLSGGNVLRVPAPPERAK, encoded by the coding sequence ATGTCGCGCGCCGCTTTTGCCTTAGCGTTCCTGCTCCTCGCCGCCCGGCCGCCCGCTCAGGCGGGCGAGGCAAGCGCGCCCCTGCCCGGCTCTGTGGTCGCCGAGGGGACGGGACGCATCGCGCAGGCCTGGCTCACCGATCCCACGGGCCGCTATGACCATTTCGTGCTGGGCGCGGATTTCGAGGCCGCCCGCCTGGTGGTGCGCACGCGTGAGGGGCATGTGGTGAGCCTCGTCCTGCCGGAAAACGAGGTGTTCGAGGATCGCGTCCCCCGCCTCGCCGATCTCGATGGCGACGGGCAGGACGAGATCGTCCTGGTGCGCAGCCATCGCCGCACCGGCACCGATCTGGTGGTGATCGCCCTTGTGGGGGAGACGTTGCAGATCGTGGCACACGGCCCCTCCACCGGCGCGCCGCACCGCTGGCTGAACCCGGTTCCCATCGCCGACTATGACGGCGACGGGCGGCTGGACGTGGCCTATGTGCAGCAGCCCCATGTGGTGGGCCTGCTGCGCGTCTTCACGCTGGACCAGGGAAAGCTGAAGGAGATCGCCAGCTTTCCAGGCGTCTCCAACCACGTGGCCGGCTTGAACGCGCAGGGGCTTTCGGCGGCGGCTGACTTCGACGGCGATGGCATCACCGACCTCGCCGTCCCCTCGCTCGACCGGCGACGCCTTCTCTTCATCTCGTTCCGCGGCACGCCCCACCTGATCGGCCAGGCGCCGCTGCCGCGCCCCGCGGCCTCGAACTTCGCGCTGACGCGGGCGGATGGGCGCCCCGTGGTGGATGTGGGCCTCTCCGGCGGCAACGTGCTCCGCGTGCCCGCACCGCCGGAAAGGGCAAAGTGA
- the rlmH gene encoding 23S rRNA (pseudouridine(1915)-N(3))-methyltransferase RlmH yields MRLQLVCVGRLKAGAERELVGRYLDRAKASGRALGLAGFEVAELSESAARRAEDRMSEEGGAILAALAPGARIVALDPRGKPLTSEDFSARIATVRDAGAPAMAFVIGGADGLSPAVREKADLLLAFGAATFPHQLVRVMLAEQLYRATTILSGHPYHRA; encoded by the coding sequence GTGCGCCTGCAGCTTGTCTGTGTCGGCCGCCTGAAGGCAGGCGCCGAGCGGGAATTGGTTGGCCGCTATCTGGATCGGGCGAAAGCCTCCGGCCGCGCGCTGGGGCTTGCCGGCTTCGAGGTGGCCGAACTCTCCGAATCCGCCGCCCGCCGTGCCGAAGACCGCATGTCCGAGGAAGGCGGGGCTATCCTCGCTGCCCTTGCTCCGGGCGCCCGCATCGTGGCACTGGACCCGCGCGGCAAGCCTCTGACCAGTGAAGACTTTTCCGCCCGTATCGCCACCGTGCGCGATGCCGGCGCCCCGGCCATGGCCTTCGTCATCGGCGGAGCGGATGGTTTGAGCCCTGCCGTGCGTGAGAAGGCCGACCTGCTTCTCGCCTTCGGCGCCGCCACCTTTCCCCACCAATTGGTGCGGGTGATGCTGGCGGAACAGCTCTATCGCGCCACCACCATCCTCTCAGGCCATCCCTATCATCGAGCTTGA
- a CDS encoding nicotinate-nucleotide adenylyltransferase — protein sequence MAVPGLRVGLFGGSFNPAHEAHRAASLLALRRLGLDRIWWLVTPGNPLKDNHRLPSLAHRVAAARKVARHPLIDVTGGEAMLGTRYSCETVERLKRRMPRLRFVWIMGADNLATFHKWQSWRELADLVPLAVVDRMGSSLAATASIAGRALAKYRIDESDAAILPTLSAPAWVFLHGMKSPVSSTRIRAAQEAGQGRGAGEGARNP from the coding sequence ATGGCCGTGCCCGGCCTTCGGGTGGGCCTGTTCGGCGGCTCCTTCAATCCGGCCCATGAGGCGCACCGCGCCGCCAGCCTCCTGGCTCTGAGGCGGCTGGGGCTGGACCGCATCTGGTGGCTGGTGACACCGGGCAACCCCTTGAAGGACAATCATCGCCTGCCTTCCCTCGCCCATCGCGTGGCGGCGGCGCGCAAGGTGGCGCGCCATCCGCTCATCGACGTGACCGGTGGCGAGGCCATGCTCGGCACCCGCTATAGCTGCGAGACCGTCGAGCGGCTGAAGCGGCGCATGCCGCGCCTGCGCTTCGTATGGATTATGGGGGCGGACAATCTCGCCACCTTCCACAAGTGGCAGAGCTGGCGGGAACTGGCCGATCTCGTGCCCCTGGCGGTGGTGGACCGCATGGGCTCCTCGCTTGCCGCCACCGCTTCCATTGCCGGGCGCGCGCTGGCCAAATATCGCATCGATGAGAGCGACGCGGCCATCCTGCCGACCTTGTCCGCGCCGGCCTGGGTGTTCCTGCACGGCATGAAATCGCCCGTCTCCTCCACCCGCATTCGCGCCGCACAAGAAGCGGGGCAAGGAAGAGGGGCGGGGGAGGGAGCGCGAAATCCTTGA
- a CDS encoding primosomal protein N' gives MSARTVDVLLPLGLDVPYSYAVPDGLDLKPGDLVHVPLGSRGMIGCVWPRKGESQGVASAKLKAVKAKLAYEPLPPDLIRLIDWMADYTLAPRGMVLRMALRHGESPGEARERVGVRPTGKDPIRRSAAREKLLAVLADGFVRGKSEAAREAGVSPSVVDGLVDEGVLESLVLPPEPAAYPPDPDHAAPTLSPEQAGVAQILTAAVDARAFAPHLLDGVTGSGKTEVYFEAVAEAVRQGRQCLILLPEIALTQAFLDRFTRRFGVKPAEWHSGVSTRRRARLLSAVARGEAQVVAGARSALFLPFKDLALIIVDEEHDPAYKQDDGVAYHARDMAVVRARLAGAPIVLTSATPSIETEVNARRGRYRRLPLPERFGGAKVPGLAPIDLRREGPPRGRWIAPRLESEINQTLEDGGQALLFLNRRGYAPLTLCRSCGHRMRCPSCSAWLVEHRFRRRLTCHHCGYQAPVPDTCPSCQAKDSLIPCGPGVERLQEEVAALFPDARSLVLSSDLTGGIERMRAELDAVANGEVDVIVGTQLVAKGHNFPGLALVGVVDADVGLGHGDPRAAERTFQLVHQVAGRAGRGAAEGRGFIQTHMPEHPVMQALVKGDRAAFYENEIAAREEAQLPPFGRLASLIISASEAQAAEAHARALLASAPRDRDVRVLGPAEAPLAILRGRHRWRLLARSPRGYDLSAYLRAWRAAAPKPTGNVKVTIDVDPMTFL, from the coding sequence ATGAGCGCCCGCACCGTCGATGTCCTGCTCCCGCTCGGCCTCGACGTTCCCTATTCCTATGCCGTCCCCGACGGGCTCGACCTGAAGCCCGGCGATCTCGTCCATGTGCCGCTGGGATCACGCGGCATGATCGGCTGCGTCTGGCCACGCAAGGGTGAGAGCCAGGGTGTGGCCTCGGCCAAGCTGAAGGCGGTGAAGGCCAAGCTCGCCTATGAGCCGCTGCCGCCCGACCTCATCCGCCTCATTGACTGGATGGCGGACTATACCCTTGCCCCCCGCGGCATGGTGCTGCGCATGGCGCTGCGCCATGGGGAGAGCCCGGGCGAAGCGCGCGAGCGCGTGGGCGTGCGGCCCACCGGTAAGGACCCCATCCGCCGCTCGGCGGCGCGGGAGAAGCTGCTGGCGGTGCTGGCTGATGGCTTCGTGCGCGGCAAGAGCGAGGCGGCGCGGGAGGCGGGCGTCTCGCCCTCTGTGGTGGACGGGCTCGTGGACGAGGGCGTGCTGGAATCCCTCGTTTTGCCGCCCGAGCCCGCCGCCTATCCCCCCGATCCCGATCATGCCGCCCCCACCCTCTCGCCCGAGCAGGCGGGTGTGGCTCAGATCCTGACGGCGGCCGTGGACGCGCGCGCCTTCGCGCCCCATCTCCTGGACGGCGTCACCGGCTCCGGCAAGACGGAGGTCTATTTCGAGGCGGTGGCGGAAGCGGTGCGGCAAGGTCGGCAATGCCTCATCCTGCTGCCGGAAATCGCCCTCACCCAGGCCTTTCTCGACCGCTTCACCCGCCGCTTCGGCGTGAAGCCGGCGGAATGGCATTCGGGCGTCTCCACCCGCCGCCGCGCGCGCCTGCTCTCGGCGGTGGCGCGCGGCGAGGCGCAGGTGGTGGCGGGCGCGCGCTCGGCTTTGTTCCTGCCCTTCAAGGACCTCGCCCTCATCATCGTCGATGAGGAGCACGACCCCGCCTACAAGCAGGATGACGGCGTCGCCTACCATGCCCGCGACATGGCGGTGGTGCGGGCGCGGCTCGCCGGGGCGCCCATCGTGCTGACCTCCGCGACCCCCTCCATCGAGACCGAGGTGAATGCACGGCGCGGGCGCTATCGCCGCCTGCCTCTGCCGGAGCGCTTCGGCGGCGCCAAGGTGCCGGGCCTTGCGCCGATTGATCTCAGGCGCGAAGGCCCGCCGCGCGGCCGCTGGATCGCCCCGCGCCTGGAAAGCGAGATCAACCAGACCCTGGAGGATGGCGGGCAGGCACTGCTGTTCCTCAACCGGCGCGGCTATGCCCCGCTCACCTTGTGCCGCAGCTGCGGGCATCGCATGCGCTGCCCCTCCTGCTCGGCCTGGCTGGTGGAGCACCGCTTCCGCCGCCGCCTCACCTGCCATCATTGCGGCTATCAAGCCCCGGTGCCGGACACTTGCCCCAGCTGCCAGGCCAAGGACAGCCTCATCCCCTGCGGCCCCGGCGTGGAGCGACTGCAAGAGGAGGTGGCGGCACTGTTCCCGGACGCGCGCTCTCTGGTGCTCTCCTCCGACCTCACCGGCGGCATCGAGCGCATGCGGGCGGAGCTGGATGCGGTGGCCAATGGCGAGGTGGATGTGATCGTCGGCACCCAATTGGTGGCCAAGGGGCACAATTTCCCCGGCCTTGCCCTGGTGGGGGTGGTGGATGCGGATGTGGGCCTCGGCCATGGCGACCCCCGCGCGGCCGAGCGCACCTTCCAACTGGTGCATCAGGTGGCGGGGCGGGCGGGGCGCGGCGCGGCGGAGGGACGCGGCTTCATCCAGACCCATATGCCCGAGCATCCGGTCATGCAGGCGCTGGTGAAGGGCGACCGCGCGGCCTTCTATGAAAACGAGATCGCGGCGCGGGAAGAGGCCCAGTTGCCCCCCTTCGGACGGCTCGCCAGCCTCATTATCTCGGCGAGCGAGGCCCAGGCGGCGGAAGCCCATGCCCGGGCGCTGCTGGCCAGTGCCCCGCGCGACCGGGACGTGCGCGTCCTGGGGCCCGCAGAAGCGCCCCTGGCGATCCTGCGCGGGCGCCACCGCTGGCGGCTGCTGGCCCGCTCGCCGCGCGGCTATGACCTCTCGGCCTATCTTCGCGCCTGGCGGGCGGCGGCGCCCAAGCCCACCGGCAATGTGAAGGTGACCATCGACGTGGACCCGATGACCTTCTTGTAA
- the rsfS gene encoding ribosome silencing factor produces MAAAPTPAPASVSEAQLDAEEILAFVTASLDDDKSEDIVSIDLRGKTSIADYMVIASGRSQRHVGAVADHLIEGLKAKGVRNVRVEGQPACDWVLIDAGDVIIHVFQPEVRSFYNIEKMWSGTARA; encoded by the coding sequence CTGGCGGCCGCCCCCACCCCGGCGCCCGCTTCAGTCTCCGAAGCGCAGCTTGATGCGGAGGAGATTCTCGCCTTCGTCACTGCCAGCCTCGATGACGACAAGTCGGAAGACATCGTCTCCATCGACCTGCGGGGCAAGACATCCATCGCCGATTATATGGTGATCGCGTCCGGCCGCTCGCAGCGGCATGTGGGCGCTGTCGCCGATCACCTGATCGAGGGCCTCAAGGCCAAGGGCGTGCGCAATGTGCGCGTCGAGGGTCAGCCGGCTTGCGATTGGGTGCTGATCGACGCGGGCGACGTGATCATCCACGTCTTCCAGCCGGAAGTCCGCAGCTTCTACAATATTGAGAAGATGTGGTCCGGCACCGCGCGCGCCTGA
- a CDS encoding type II toxin-antitoxin system VapB family antitoxin: MARQLNIRSDEAVETAKRLAKRHGLTTTEVVVQALRRLERADQPSAGQMTSDQMAHFEALLRLSEEAARQARPGATSDHRDMYDENGLPI; encoded by the coding sequence ATGGCGCGACAGCTCAATATCCGAAGCGACGAGGCCGTGGAGACGGCCAAGCGCTTGGCCAAGCGACATGGTCTCACGACCACGGAAGTGGTGGTGCAGGCTCTGCGTCGACTGGAACGCGCCGACCAGCCTTCTGCGGGCCAGATGACATCCGATCAGATGGCACACTTCGAGGCACTTCTTCGGTTGTCCGAAGAGGCGGCCCGCCAAGCGCGTCCGGGCGCCACATCCGACCACCGCGACATGTATGACGAAAACGGCTTGCCCATTTGA
- a CDS encoding ABC transporter permease, with the protein MHSRTLEAAAPAGRAPLALGPGARQAILLVVLAALWEAYARSLNNSLLLPSFIETLQALVTATLNGELPGRTVASLSVLLSGYGIGIVLAALITGLAALSKWGESLLTLLTSMFNPLPAIALLPIALLWFGVGSSSLIFVTVHAVLWPLALSCHAGFRAVPQTLRMAARNLGLAGPSYVFTLLVPAALPSILSGLRLGWAFAWRTLIAAEMVFGASARSGGLGWFIFTNRAQLDTANVFAGLLAVILIGLVVETVIFATLTRLTVRRWGQES; encoded by the coding sequence ATGCACTCGCGCACGCTTGAAGCCGCTGCCCCAGCCGGGCGGGCACCCCTGGCCCTCGGCCCCGGCGCGCGGCAGGCCATTCTCCTGGTGGTGCTGGCCGCCCTCTGGGAGGCCTATGCCCGCTCTCTCAACAATTCCCTGCTGCTGCCCAGCTTCATCGAGACCCTCCAGGCCCTGGTGACGGCGACGCTGAACGGCGAATTGCCCGGGCGGACCGTGGCGTCCCTGTCGGTGCTCTTGTCGGGCTATGGCATCGGCATCGTGCTGGCGGCCCTCATCACCGGGCTCGCCGCCTTGAGCAAATGGGGCGAGAGCCTGCTGACCCTCCTCACTTCCATGTTCAACCCGCTCCCGGCCATCGCCCTTCTGCCCATCGCCTTGCTGTGGTTCGGCGTCGGCTCGTCGAGCCTCATCTTCGTGACCGTCCATGCGGTGCTGTGGCCGCTGGCCCTGTCGTGCCATGCGGGCTTCCGGGCGGTGCCGCAGACCTTGCGCATGGCCGCGCGAAACCTGGGCCTTGCCGGGCCGTCTTATGTCTTCACCTTGCTGGTGCCGGCGGCGCTGCCTTCCATCCTGTCCGGCCTGAGGCTGGGCTGGGCGTTTGCCTGGCGCACGCTCATTGCGGCCGAGATGGTGTTTGGCGCCAGCGCGCGCTCCGGGGGCCTCGGCTGGTTCATCTTCACCAACCGGGCACAACTGGACACCGCCAATGTCTTTGCCGGCCTGCTGGCGGTGATCCTCATCGGCCTCGTGGTGGAAACCGTCATCTTCGCCACCCTGACCCGCCTCACCGTGCGGCGCTGGGGACAGGAGAGCTAA
- a CDS encoding glutamate-5-semialdehyde dehydrogenase → MVPSLEGSAKPPADVNAYMLDLGRKARAAGRILSVAAANRKTAALKAAAAAIRAAAPAILQANARDLERAKADGMSAAFQDRLALTPARVEAIAAGVDMVSALPDPVGAVTESWTRPNGLKIERVRTPLGVIGVIYESRPNVTADAAALCLRAGNAVILRGGSDSLNSSGAIHAAFVQGLREAGLHEDAVQFVPFADRAAVGAMLAGLGGNLDVIVPRGGKGLVGRVQSEARVPVFAHLDGIVHVYVHGAADLDMAKTVLLNAKMRRTGICGAAETLLVDAACASTHLAPLVKTLLDAGCEVRGDAATQAVDHRVKPAVEADWDTEYEDAIISAKVVDGIDAAIAHIEGHGSHHTDSIITADAAAAAKFLSEVDSAIVVHNASTQFADGGEFGFGAEIGIATGRMHARGPVGAEQLTTFKYRVHGAGQTRP, encoded by the coding sequence ATGGTCCCCTCCCTCGAGGGTTCCGCCAAGCCGCCGGCGGATGTGAACGCCTATATGCTCGACCTCGGCCGCAAGGCGCGGGCCGCCGGCCGCATCCTCTCCGTTGCCGCTGCGAACCGGAAGACGGCGGCCCTGAAGGCCGCTGCCGCCGCCATCCGCGCCGCCGCGCCCGCCATCCTGCAGGCCAATGCCCGGGACCTGGAGCGCGCCAAGGCCGATGGGATGAGCGCTGCTTTCCAGGATCGCCTCGCGCTCACCCCGGCGCGGGTGGAGGCCATCGCCGCCGGCGTGGACATGGTCTCGGCGCTGCCCGATCCGGTGGGCGCTGTCACCGAGAGCTGGACGCGGCCGAACGGCCTGAAGATTGAGCGTGTGCGCACGCCGCTCGGCGTCATCGGCGTCATCTATGAAAGTCGGCCCAACGTGACTGCGGACGCTGCGGCCCTGTGCCTGCGCGCCGGCAACGCGGTGATCCTGCGCGGCGGCTCCGACAGCTTGAATTCATCCGGCGCCATCCATGCCGCCTTCGTGCAGGGTCTGCGGGAAGCCGGATTGCACGAGGATGCGGTGCAGTTCGTCCCCTTCGCCGACCGCGCCGCCGTGGGTGCCATGCTGGCGGGGCTCGGCGGCAATCTGGACGTGATCGTGCCGCGCGGCGGCAAGGGCCTGGTGGGGCGGGTGCAGAGCGAGGCCCGCGTGCCGGTCTTCGCGCATCTGGACGGCATCGTTCATGTCTATGTGCACGGGGCTGCCGACCTCGACATGGCCAAGACCGTGCTTCTCAACGCCAAGATGCGGCGCACTGGCATTTGCGGCGCGGCGGAGACGCTGCTGGTGGATGCGGCCTGCGCCTCCACCCATCTGGCGCCGCTGGTGAAGACGCTCCTGGACGCGGGCTGCGAGGTGCGCGGCGACGCGGCGACCCAGGCCGTCGACCACCGGGTGAAGCCGGCGGTGGAGGCGGATTGGGACACGGAATATGAGGATGCCATCATCTCCGCCAAGGTGGTTGATGGCATCGACGCAGCGATTGCCCATATCGAGGGTCACGGCTCCCACCACACCGATTCCATCATCACGGCGGACGCGGCGGCGGCGGCCAAGTTCCTGTCGGAAGTGGACTCGGCCATCGTGGTACACAACGCCTCCACCCAGTTCGCCGATGGCGGCGAGTTCGGGTTCGGTGCCGAGATCGGCATCGCCACCGGCCGCATGCATGCGCGCGGCCCGGTGGGCGCTGAGCAGCTCACCACCTTCAAGTATCGCGTGCACGGCGCCGGCCAGACCCGCCCGTGA
- the obgE gene encoding GTPase ObgE produces the protein MKFLDQAKVYVRSGDGGAGCVSFRREKFIEFGGPNGGDGGRGGDVWIECVDGLNTLIDYRYQQHFKAKKGEHGMGANRTGAKGADVVLKVPAGTQILDEDEETVLADLTEVGQRIKLLEGGNGGFGNAYFKTSTNQAPRRANPGLEGQERWIWLRLKLIADAGLVGLPNAGKSTFLAATTAAKPKIADYPFTTLHPGLGVVRVDGREFVLADIPGLIEGAHEGVGIGDRFLAHIERCRALLHLVDGTSEHAGKAYKTVRAELLAYGAGLEDKPEIVALSKIDALSPELLKQQKERLQRAAKKKPLLLSAQSGAGVEAALRALLSTVETARAEEEAAARPKAEWRP, from the coding sequence ATGAAATTCCTCGATCAAGCCAAGGTCTATGTCCGGTCCGGAGATGGGGGCGCAGGGTGCGTCTCGTTCCGGCGCGAAAAGTTCATCGAGTTCGGCGGCCCCAATGGCGGGGACGGCGGACGCGGCGGCGACGTATGGATCGAATGCGTCGACGGGCTCAACACGCTCATCGACTATCGCTACCAGCAGCACTTCAAGGCCAAGAAGGGCGAGCACGGCATGGGTGCCAACCGCACCGGCGCCAAGGGCGCCGATGTGGTGCTGAAAGTGCCGGCCGGCACCCAGATCCTGGACGAAGACGAGGAGACGGTCCTCGCCGACCTCACCGAGGTGGGCCAGAGGATCAAGCTGCTGGAAGGCGGCAATGGCGGCTTCGGCAACGCCTATTTCAAGACCTCCACCAACCAGGCCCCCCGCCGGGCCAATCCGGGCCTGGAAGGCCAGGAGCGCTGGATCTGGCTGCGGCTGAAGCTGATCGCCGATGCCGGCCTCGTCGGCCTGCCCAATGCCGGCAAGAGCACGTTCCTCGCCGCAACCACGGCAGCCAAGCCCAAGATCGCCGATTATCCCTTCACCACTTTGCATCCCGGCCTTGGCGTGGTGCGGGTGGACGGGCGCGAATTCGTGCTGGCCGACATTCCCGGCCTCATCGAGGGCGCCCATGAGGGCGTCGGCATCGGCGACCGGTTCCTGGCCCATATTGAGCGTTGCCGGGCGCTGCTCCATCTGGTGGATGGCACCAGCGAGCATGCGGGCAAGGCCTACAAGACCGTGCGCGCCGAGTTGCTCGCCTATGGGGCGGGGCTGGAGGACAAGCCGGAGATCGTGGCCCTCTCCAAGATCGACGCGCTCTCCCCCGAGCTGCTGAAGCAGCAGAAGGAGCGCCTCCAGCGCGCGGCGAAGAAGAAGCCGCTTTTGCTCTCCGCCCAGTCCGGCGCCGGCGTGGAGGCGGCCCTGCGCGCCCTTCTCTCCACGGTGGAGACCGCCCGCGCCGAGGAAGAGGCCGCCGCCCGCCCGAAGGCGGAATGGCGGCCGTGA
- a CDS encoding type II toxin-antitoxin system VapC family toxin — protein MIALDTSAIVAIALAEEERDAFIRVIAVRGALVGAPTLLETRLVLSSRIAAPDTFLEGLIGQSVIHTVDFSLDHYRLAATAFDRFGKGRGHKAGLNFGDCLSYAVAQARDVPLLFKGQDFVHTDIRPAL, from the coding sequence TTGATCGCCCTGGACACATCCGCCATCGTGGCTATTGCCTTGGCGGAGGAGGAGCGCGATGCCTTCATTCGCGTCATTGCAGTTCGCGGGGCTTTGGTTGGCGCTCCCACACTGCTGGAGACACGGCTTGTGCTCTCTTCCCGCATCGCTGCACCTGACACCTTCCTTGAGGGGCTGATCGGGCAATCCGTTATTCACACCGTGGACTTTTCCCTTGATCACTACCGCCTCGCGGCGACGGCCTTTGATCGGTTCGGCAAAGGCAGAGGGCACAAGGCTGGCCTCAACTTCGGCGATTGCCTCTCCTACGCGGTAGCGCAGGCGCGTGATGTGCCTTTGCTGTTCAAGGGCCAGGACTTCGTCCACACCGACATTCGCCCCGCGCTCTGA
- the proB gene encoding glutamate 5-kinase, with product MTVKTPALTDFRRIVIKVGSALLVDSTRGKVRLAWLSSLVEDIGALHAKGKEVMVVSSGAIALGRTVLGLPRGVLKLEDSQAAAAVGQIALARTWAEALAHEDITAGQILLTLGDTEERRRYLNARSTLARLMEHRAVPVINENDTVATSEIRYGDNDRLAARVATMASADLLVLLSDIDGLYTAPPAHNPDAQFLPVVPRITAEIEAMAGAAGSELSRGGMRTKIEAGKIATSAGTHMVIASGHRKNPLRAISEGARCTWFLTGATPARARKAWIAGALEPRGVLHLDEGAVAALRRGASLLPAGVKRIEGTFERGDAVLLRGPDGAEIGRGLVAYDSDHADRIMGRGTDEIEALLGIVGRAEMIHRDDMVVSGK from the coding sequence GTGACCGTCAAGACGCCCGCCCTCACCGATTTCCGCCGCATCGTCATCAAGGTGGGGTCGGCCCTCCTGGTGGATTCCACCCGTGGCAAGGTGCGCCTGGCCTGGCTCTCCTCGCTGGTGGAGGACATCGGCGCGCTCCATGCCAAGGGCAAGGAGGTGATGGTGGTCTCCTCCGGCGCCATCGCGCTGGGGCGTACGGTTCTCGGCCTGCCGCGCGGCGTGCTGAAGCTGGAGGACAGCCAGGCTGCCGCCGCCGTTGGCCAGATCGCGCTCGCCCGCACCTGGGCCGAGGCGTTGGCCCATGAGGACATCACCGCCGGCCAGATCCTGCTGACCCTGGGCGATACTGAGGAGCGCCGCCGCTATTTGAACGCCCGCTCCACTTTGGCGCGGCTGATGGAGCACCGGGCAGTGCCGGTCATCAATGAGAATGACACGGTGGCCACCTCCGAGATCCGCTATGGCGACAATGATCGCCTCGCGGCCCGCGTCGCCACCATGGCGAGCGCCGATCTCCTGGTGCTGCTCTCCGACATTGACGGCCTCTACACCGCCCCGCCGGCCCATAATCCCGATGCCCAATTCCTGCCCGTGGTGCCCCGTATCACCGCCGAGATCGAGGCCATGGCGGGGGCGGCGGGCTCGGAGCTGTCGCGCGGCGGCATGCGCACCAAGATCGAGGCCGGCAAGATCGCCACCTCCGCCGGCACCCATATGGTGATCGCCTCCGGCCACCGGAAAAACCCGCTGCGCGCCATATCCGAGGGTGCGCGCTGCACCTGGTTCCTCACCGGCGCCACCCCCGCCCGCGCCCGCAAGGCCTGGATCGCCGGCGCGCTGGAGCCGCGCGGCGTGCTGCATCTGGACGAAGGCGCGGTGGCGGCCTTGCGGCGGGGGGCGAGCCTTCTGCCGGCGGGCGTCAAGCGCATCGAGGGGACCTTCGAGCGCGGCGACGCCGTGCTGCTGCGGGGTCCCGACGGGGCGGAGATCGGCCGCGGGCTGGTGGCCTATGACAGCGATCATGCGGACCGCATCATGGGGCGCGGCACCGACGAGATTGAGGCCCTGCTCGGCATCGTCGGCCGGGCCGAGATGATCCACCGCGACGACATGGTTGTCAGCGGAAAATAG